Below is a window of Chanodichthys erythropterus isolate Z2021 chromosome 19, ASM2448905v1, whole genome shotgun sequence DNA.
AAATACACCCTCTGACCCTCCACTAACTCTGATTTGACATCTTATATGTCGAGCTCACGTTTATCTTTATAACTTTACACTGTGAATCTTTTACACTTCAATGAAAAATTGCGTTCAACTGGTTTGAATTATGAATACTGTGGCAGGAAGTCAGCAACGTGCTGCGTCATCACGAGGGAATTATGGGGATTGCAGTTTAAATTTATTAccaataaatgtctttaatatctgcctattttaagtcatttctattatttgtttttaattaatcaatGCAATTTATTTTAGCAAATCTTTAAGTGATGAGGagaataaacaaatatttggaAAATGCAACAATCCTAATGGCCATGGTCATAATTATAAAGGTGAGTAGTTATGTAGTGCCAATAAACCATGTGATTGCATTAGAAATTACTGTTTTCTTTAATATTTCATGGATGCACACAAGTAAATAGGATTGTTATTTATGTTTTCTAGTTGAAGTGACGGTTCGAGGAAAGGTATGGCATAATCATCTCACATTTTAATATCGGACAATCTAGTGCGTTGTGAACTGTAAATATTTGTCTGTTTTCATAGATCGACAAGAACACAGGAATGGTTATGAATCTTACTGACCTAAAGGAATGTATTGAGGTACTACACAGTCTAATTTGTAGTTTACATAAGAAAACTTgtattaaagttaatatatacatttaataaggTTATAAAAACTAATCATCACAATGGCAAAAGTGTCCCAATTTACCTGAATTTACCCTAtatgaatgttttatatatatatatatatatatatatatataatacacacacatattatatatgtatatgtgtgtgtttgtatgtaatCTCTATTAAATTCACTGAATTACTATTGAAATAACTCATATATAAAACAATGCATGATATATGAGCACATGCACAAGGTCTAAATATTCAAAAATGGTTAataagttatgtttttttttgttgttgttgttaaggAAGCCATCATGAAACCTCTTGACCATAAAAATCTGGACCGCGATGTCCCTTACTTTGCTGATGTGGTCAGGTATGACTGTGCACTTTTTGTCACGTATATGTCCCGATGCATTCATTTTAACGacatattcatgtttatttgttcaCGCAGCACCACAGAAAACCTGTCCGTCTTTATTTGGGACGGCATGGCGAAGCTTCTCCCGCCGGACAGCCTGTATGAGATCAAAGTGTATGAAACGGACAAGAATATCGTTGTATACAGAGGAGAATAGAGTCATTGATCTCAGTACAGCAGAAAAGCTTTCGTGGCTTTAGAAAGTGTATTAGGTGAGAGCGGCACCTGCTGC
It encodes the following:
- the pts gene encoding 6-pyruvoyl tetrahydrobiopterin synthase gives rise to the protein MSERIGFITRVQSFSACHRLHSKSLSDEENKQIFGKCNNPNGHGHNYKVEVTVRGKIDKNTGMVMNLTDLKECIEEAIMKPLDHKNLDRDVPYFADVVSTTENLSVFIWDGMAKLLPPDSLYEIKVYETDKNIVVYRGE